In Planctomycetia bacterium, the following proteins share a genomic window:
- the def gene encoding peptide deformylase — translation MARSAADLKIINYPDPRLRKACKRVEEFGPSLAELAENMLGLMREAQGVGLAAPQVGMLQRVFVCNVTGEAKDDMVLVNPELFDLEGDIEGEEGCLSIPDVTVTIHRADSCVLRGQNLKGKPVELRAEGLLARCFQHECDHLDGRLIIDAMSEADRIANRKVLRELERMHSRKAGAS, via the coding sequence ATGGCGAGGTCGGCGGCCGACTTGAAGATTATCAACTATCCAGACCCCCGGCTGCGCAAGGCGTGCAAGCGGGTGGAGGAGTTCGGCCCCAGTCTGGCGGAACTGGCCGAGAATATGCTGGGCCTGATGCGCGAGGCGCAGGGTGTCGGTCTGGCCGCCCCTCAGGTGGGGATGCTGCAACGGGTGTTTGTGTGCAACGTGACCGGCGAGGCGAAGGACGACATGGTGCTGGTCAATCCGGAGCTTTTCGATCTGGAGGGGGACATCGAGGGGGAAGAGGGCTGCCTTTCGATACCGGACGTGACGGTGACTATTCATCGCGCGGATTCGTGCGTGCTGCGCGGGCAGAATCTCAAGGGCAAACCGGTCGAGCTCCGTGCCGAGGGTCTTTTGGCGCGGTGCTTTCAACACGAATGCGACCATCTCGACGGCCGGCTGATTATTGACGCCATGTCGGAGGCCGACCGGATCGCGAACCGCAAGGTGCTCCGGGAGCTGGAGCGAATGCACAGCCGCAAGGCCGGGGCAT
- the rpsT gene encoding 30S ribosomal protein S20 has product MARSLSSMKRMRQNEKRAAKNKVRKTLVKNAIRAFKDAVTAKDPATAEKTLREASSILDRNSLRHALHPNTAARRKSRMAKRLNALKSAKA; this is encoded by the coding sequence TTGGCTCGTTCACTATCATCGATGAAGCGCATGCGGCAAAACGAAAAGCGCGCCGCCAAGAACAAGGTCCGAAAGACGCTCGTCAAGAATGCCATCCGCGCGTTCAAGGACGCCGTAACCGCCAAGGATCCCGCCACGGCCGAAAAGACCCTGCGCGAGGCATCCAGCATTCTCGATCGCAATTCACTCCGCCACGCCCTGCATCCCAATACCGCAGCGCGGCGAAAGAGCCGAATGGCCAAGCGCCTCAACGCCCTCAAGTCCGCCAAGGCCTGA
- a CDS encoding TlyA family RNA methyltransferase — protein sequence MSTPPDDNFASRAGQKLAHALSSFRVDPTGWTCADLGANAGGFTDCLLRAGAAKVYAVERGYGVLDFRVRRDPRVVVMERTDALRVHLPEPVNLITIDTGWTRQSLILPVARSLLAPGGQIISLIKPHYEADPTDLADGVLPEQLMEKTIAPIRAALQSMKLQLIAETESPLQGHGGNRERLWHLRPL from the coding sequence ATGTCGACGCCGCCTGACGACAACTTCGCCTCCCGCGCGGGGCAGAAGCTCGCTCATGCCCTGTCATCTTTTCGCGTGGACCCCACCGGTTGGACCTGCGCCGACCTCGGCGCCAATGCCGGCGGCTTCACCGATTGCCTACTCCGCGCCGGCGCGGCAAAGGTCTACGCCGTCGAGCGCGGCTACGGCGTCCTCGATTTCCGCGTCCGCCGCGATCCCCGCGTCGTCGTCATGGAACGGACCGACGCCCTGCGTGTGCATCTTCCCGAGCCGGTCAATCTCATCACCATCGACACCGGCTGGACGCGGCAGTCGCTCATTCTCCCCGTCGCCCGATCGCTCCTCGCCCCCGGCGGCCAGATCATCTCCCTGATCAAGCCGCACTACGAAGCCGACCCAACCGACCTCGCCGACGGCGTCCTGCCCGAACAACTCATGGAAAAGACGATCGCCCCCATCCGCGCGGCCCTTCAATCAATGAAGCTCCAACTCATCGCCGAAACCGAAAGCCCCCTCCAAGGCCACGGCGGCAACCGCGAACGACTCTGGCACCTGCGCCCCCTCTAA